In Blattabacterium cuenoti, the following proteins share a genomic window:
- the carA gene encoding glutamine-hydrolyzing carbamoyl-phosphate synthase small subunit codes for MENHKIIKKAILVLEDGTRYEAYHFGAPVSSSGEVVFNTAMTGYTESITDPSYKGQILTYTYPIIGNYGIPSSSCSKESISEFYESDRIQVSGLIISYYSNRPYHWNMNQSLSNWLYENKIPGLYGVDTRFIAKKLRKNGGSMLGKILMENEDLPFYDPNQENLSEKVSIHEKIIYGNGKYKILLVDFGLKNNILRCLLRRNCSVIRVPWDYDFTKEEYDGLILSNGPGNPKVYKKPIHYLRVAMKKKQPIFGICLGNQLLGIAAGGDTYKLKYAHRSHNQPVFSLETGKSFITSQNHGYVLDAKNLSKEWKIFFKNLNDDTCEGIIHNDKPFFSVQFHPEASSGPKDTEFLFDFFIDSINKMNN; via the coding sequence ATGGAAAACCATAAAATAATAAAAAAAGCGATACTTGTATTAGAAGATGGAACTCGGTATGAAGCTTATCATTTTGGAGCACCAGTATCCTCTTCTGGAGAAGTTGTATTTAATACAGCTATGACCGGTTATACAGAAAGTATTACAGATCCTTCTTACAAAGGTCAAATCCTTACTTATACTTATCCCATAATAGGGAATTATGGAATTCCATCTTCTTCTTGTAGTAAAGAATCTATTTCTGAATTTTATGAATCCGATAGAATTCAAGTATCCGGACTTATTATTTCTTATTATTCTAATCGTCCGTATCATTGGAATATGAATCAATCTCTATCAAATTGGTTGTATGAAAATAAAATTCCTGGATTATATGGTGTAGATACTAGATTTATTGCAAAAAAACTTAGAAAAAATGGAGGATCCATGTTAGGGAAAATTCTAATGGAAAATGAAGATCTTCCTTTTTATGATCCGAATCAAGAAAATCTTTCTGAAAAAGTATCGATACACGAAAAAATTATATATGGAAATGGGAAATACAAAATATTACTTGTAGATTTTGGGTTAAAGAATAATATATTACGTTGTCTTTTAAGAAGAAATTGTTCTGTAATCAGAGTCCCATGGGATTATGATTTTACGAAAGAAGAATATGATGGATTGATTCTTTCTAATGGGCCTGGAAATCCTAAGGTTTATAAGAAACCTATACATTATCTTCGTGTAGCTATGAAAAAAAAACAACCTATATTTGGCATATGTTTGGGAAATCAACTTTTAGGTATAGCGGCAGGAGGAGATACTTATAAATTGAAATATGCACATAGGAGTCATAATCAACCAGTTTTTTCGTTAGAAACAGGAAAAAGTTTTATCACATCGCAAAATCATGGATATGTTTTGGATGCAAAAAATCTTTCCAAAGAATGGAAAATATTTTTTAAAAATTTAAATGATGATACTTGCGAAGGAATCATTCATAATGATAAACCTTTTTTTTCTGTACAGTTTCATCCAGAAGCTTCAAGTGGACCTAAAGATACCGAATTTTTATTCGATTTTTTTATAGATTCAATTAACAAAATGAATAATTAA